CGATCGGACGGGTCACGACAATCGATCGCCCAAAGAGCGGCAGGCGCTCGAACCAGGCCAGGGGCTCTCGTCGCGCCACCACCTGACCAACGACGAGCAAGGCGGGAGATCCGATGCCGCGACCGGCCTCGGCGACCAGATCAGCCAGATTGCTGAGCGTCCCGCTCACGGTGCGCTGAGCGGTGGTCGAGCCGTTGCAGACGATCGCGGCCGGGGTGGCATTCGCCACGCCGAGGCGGATCAGGGTGGCACAGATCGCCGCGTGGTGCCGCAAGCCCATGTAAAAGACGAGCGTGCCGGGGAACCGCGCCAGGGCGGGCCAGTCGATGCGGTCGCTCGGGTCGCCGGGCTCGTTGTGGCCGGTGATGAAGGCCACGGCTGAGGTGGCGTCTCGGTGCGTGACGGGAATCCCGGCGTAGGAGGTCGCGCCCACTCCCGCCGTCACCCCCGGAATAACCCGGAAGGGAACGCCGTGGGCGATGAGATGCTCGGCCTCCTCGGCCCCTCGGCCGAAGACGTAGGGGTCGCCCCCCTTGAGGCGGACGACCGCTTTCCCCTCGCGGGCGAAGCGGACGAGCATGCTGTTGATCTCGTCCTGAGGAACTGGGCAGCGGCCCCGTTGCTTGCCGGCAAAGACGCGATCGGCCCCGAGCGGAGCGAGGTCGAGTAATCGGGATTGGATCAGGTGATCGTAGACGACTACCTCGGCCCGAGCCAGCGCCTCGGCTCCGGCTCGGGTCAAGAGCCCTGGATCTCCAGGACCGGCGCCGACCAGGGTGACAGTCCCGACCTGCGTGTTCATGGTTCCTCAGCGGGAAATCAAAAAGCGAGGGGAAGCGCTCAGCGGTTGACGATGCCGTTGACGATCAAGGCGATCAAGAGGATGAGCAGGACGATTGAGAGGACCATCGGGGCGAGCAATCGGAACCAGAAGCGAACCGAAGCCGCGCGGGTCGGGTCGGGCCAGTGGTCCTCGATTCGATCGGCGATCCAGTCGATTCCGAGCTGAACCAGCAAAACGGCGGGAATGACGAGCACCATTGCGGTCAGAAAGGCTAGCACGGCGAGGTTCATCGGGCCGGTCGCTCCGATCGATCAGGCGACGGCCTCCCCCGGTCGCGCCGGGTCGAGGACCACGGGGGTCGATTCGACGAGGTGCTTCCCCGGCACAGGGAGCCGCAAACAGGCCAGGCCCGCCAGCATGGAGGAGGCGGCAAAGGTGATGAAGGCCAGTTCCGGTCGGCCCAGATGATTGCTCACGGCCATGATGCCAGCCACGAGGGCTCCGCCGAGGCCCCAGGTCACGCCCATTGTGATCGAGCTGGCAATCCGAGGCCCTTCGGGCACGAGTTGCTGACCGTAGCTGATGAACACCGGCAGGCCGAGCCCGACAATCAGGCCAAGCGTTCCGGACGCCGCCACCATCCACGGGCCCGCGACCACCGGGCAGGCCGCCAGCAAGGGAGCGGCCAGGATCGGGAGGAGCCAGAGGACCGGCCGTTCTCGTTTCCGGTTCACCAGTGCGGCACAGACAAGGCCGCCAAGGCCGATCCCTCCGAAAAAGGCGGCCTGAACCAGACCGATCCGACTGTTCCCCGCGCCTCGGGATTCGAGCAGGAAGGCCAGGGCGATCGGTGCTCCGGCCGCGGGCATGGTCCGCAGCACGCCGACCCAGGCGAGGGTTCCCAGGCGGCTGCCACTCGCCTGAATCAATTCGGGAAGCGAAACCCCGCGGCCGTTCTGGCTCGATCCGATGGATGCGGTCGCCGAGCGAAGCCAGGGGGTCAAAATCGCCACCAGAGCCAGGCCCCAGGTAATGTTCCAGACGAGGAACGACAGGCCATACCGCTCCGACATCCAGCCGCTTCCGAGCGGACCGAGCGACTGGCCCAGAAACCCGCCGGTGGCAAAGAGGGACATGGCCCGACTTCTCGACTCGGGCAAGGCGTGGCCAACAGCGGCCGCGGCTTCCGGGTGGAAGGCCGCCACACCAAGGCCACCGAGCATCAAGAGGCCGACGAGCACCGGCAATGAGTCGGCCCGACCGACCGCTCCCATGCAGGCGATCCCGACCAAAGGCCCAGCCCAGAGCATCCAGCCCCCCCGGTAGCGGTCGCCGAAGTAGCCGAAGACGAGCTGACTAGCCGAGGTGGTGAGGCTCCAGAACAGGAAGGCCGCCTGGATCATGGCTGCGCCACCGCCGAGCCGCTTTTGCAAGTCGGGCCAGAGCGGGTGGACCGATGCGGCGAAGGCATCGATGATCAGGTGCACCAACGTCAGCACAATCAGGAAGGCCACCCCGTTGCTGATCACCCGGCGGCTCGACACGAACACATCTCCTTGGCCCGTTTGGGAGCGATGTCTGGGAACTCGAAACGATTTGCCGGCAAGGTGAGAATCAGGCCGGTGAACACAAGGCAGGCGCGGAACGAATCGACCCGCCTCCGTGCCAGACACGGACGCGGGCCAATCGGTTCTCATCATATCGGCCGGGCCTGGAGAAGGACAACCGGAGGAATGTCCGGTTCGGTCGATGACTCCGCGTTGCCTCGGAAGGCGGTTGGCGGAACAATGGGTCATCGTGTCCCCTGGCCGGGAGGCTCCCGAATCCCAACGTCTGAGACTGATGGAAGACCGTTGAGTGATCCTAACCCGTCAACATCCCCTCGGGTGACTGTGGCGATTCCTTGTTATAACGAGGAGGCGGCGATCGG
The nucleotide sequence above comes from Tautonia marina. Encoded proteins:
- a CDS encoding MFS transporter, which encodes MSSRRVISNGVAFLIVLTLVHLIIDAFAASVHPLWPDLQKRLGGGAAMIQAAFLFWSLTTSASQLVFGYFGDRYRGGWMLWAGPLVGIACMGAVGRADSLPVLVGLLMLGGLGVAAFHPEAAAAVGHALPESRSRAMSLFATGGFLGQSLGPLGSGWMSERYGLSFLVWNITWGLALVAILTPWLRSATASIGSSQNGRGVSLPELIQASGSRLGTLAWVGVLRTMPAAGAPIALAFLLESRGAGNSRIGLVQAAFFGGIGLGGLVCAALVNRKRERPVLWLLPILAAPLLAACPVVAGPWMVAASGTLGLIVGLGLPVFISYGQQLVPEGPRIASSITMGVTWGLGGALVAGIMAVSNHLGRPELAFITFAASSMLAGLACLRLPVPGKHLVESTPVVLDPARPGEAVA
- the cobA gene encoding uroporphyrinogen-III C-methyltransferase, whose translation is MNTQVGTVTLVGAGPGDPGLLTRAGAEALARAEVVVYDHLIQSRLLDLAPLGADRVFAGKQRGRCPVPQDEINSMLVRFAREGKAVVRLKGGDPYVFGRGAEEAEHLIAHGVPFRVIPGVTAGVGATSYAGIPVTHRDATSAVAFITGHNEPGDPSDRIDWPALARFPGTLVFYMGLRHHAAICATLIRLGVANATPAAIVCNGSTTAQRTVSGTLSNLADLVAEAGRGIGSPALLVVGQVVARREPLAWFERLPLFGRSIVVTRPIGESDRSATDLEALGAEVLIAPTVQILPIDDPAPMDDAIDRLASFDWLVFTSGNGVRHFLDRLEIRGRDLRALGHLKLAAIGPATAEALAGYRLRADLVPESFRSEGLAEALAPLVSGKRVLLARADRGRAILQEQLSPIAHVEQIPVYRNADADTLPADVLDRLERGSVDWITLTSSAITARLHALLSESARGRISSGSIRLASISPVTSEAARRLGWPIAAEATEHTWPGVLQALISIETGRNPHDYSQRSQTNSG